One Coffea eugenioides isolate CCC68of chromosome 2, Ceug_1.0, whole genome shotgun sequence genomic window, ATGTTCCCTCGGGTGCTGTTGTTTTTGAAATGAGGAAAGCAGAACAACAGAGACATAGATGGAATCTTACTCAAGCGTTTGATAGATGGATATGGAAATCATTTTATTCTAACCTAAATGCTGTTAAGCATGGCAAAAGGTCATATGTTGATTCTCTTACAAGATGTGAACATTGCCATGACCTCTATTGGCGAGATGAGAAGCATTGTAAGGTTTGCCATACCACATTTGAGCTTGATTTTGATCTAGAAGAGAGATATGCAGTTCATACTGCCACGTGTCGGGGAAACTTGGATGTTAATAAGTTTCCAAGGCATAAAGTCCTATCTTCACAGTTGCAATCACTCAAAGCTGCAATTTGTGCAATCGAGGTGGGGTTACAATCTAGTTTTGCATTAGTAAATACTGCACAAACGCTTCAAATTTTTAATCAGTTTGCCTCCTGCACATATTAGATAGTTAAAGAATTAGTGACCTTTTACATGGACTCATACTCCTGATCAACCTAGATGTTTAGAGCTGCTGTTGTAGCCATCACATTCTGTGATTTAGTTTCTCTTGCAGCCTCAATCCAGATGTTAGAACTCCTACCTAAGGCAGGGTGACCTATTTTAGCTAATTGATAGTTATACTTGATAAGAGAATGGGCTAGAGTAGGTTAACTCAAATTATTGGGAACATTTTCAAACCAGTATCAGCATAAGTTGTAGAATAACGTTATATTGCTCCTGAGAGTGAGTTGTCCTCTGTGTTATTCTCATTACAGACTATGAGTCAGAATTCTCCTGAATTGTCTTGGCATCCAACTGGTGTTGGTCATTGGTGAAAGGATGCCAAGAAACCGAAGCatatggaaaaagaaaatgtgctGTGGGAAAGAGTGGAAGGATTGAAATAACTCGACATTTGTAATTACAAAGAGTAGTGAAGTCCGTCCATGAAGAAATGAATGGGTATCTGGGATTGTATTAAAAAGATTTCTGGTTCATTTAGTAGTCAGCTACCTTTGACTCGGTGAGGAGACAAGCAACAGTGAATGAAAAAGGTTTTTAGGTCATACAACTGAATCGAAATCATGTCTACCCAAATAGTGGGTTGGGTCAATACTTTTctattgaattgtgatttactATTAATATGAATGCATTTGTTGCAGTTTATTTATATCTATCCTGCACTAAATTTTCTTGTATAAAATGATTGTTTGCAGTCTGTTATGCCTGGAGACCTATTGGTTGATTCATGGGCAAAATCTGCTCATAATCTTTGGGTGAAAAGGTTACGACGTGCCTCAACGTTGGCAGAGTGCCTGCAGGTAAATAATACAGTCATCTATTGTGCTatgttttttttgataatttgttAGTTTGTCTAGAATTGGTTTATATCATTGACAAACAATTGTTAATCTGTcattaaaaatttaatttttgggatATGCAGATCATTAATGTTGCCTCCTTTTTTTGGTAGGTTATTGGTGACTTTGTCAGTGCTATCAATGAGGACAGTTTCTACCAATGTGATGATTCTGTGGAGTCAAATTGTGTTATGGAAGATATTCTTTCTAGCTTTCCAACCATGCCACAGACGTCTTCTGCATTTGCATTTTGGTTGGTGAAATTGGATGAGTTGATTGCACCTCATCTTGAAAGAGTTAAATCTCAGAATAAATTGGAAGTAATTAGAAGACTTGAAGGTATGCTTGTTTTATAGATGGCAATACTCCAGTGCTTCTTTCTTGTACTTTTTACAGAATGCAAGGTGTTATGTAAGCATCATAACTATAAATTACATAGTGGTATGAAATGCATAGAATTTTCTAATGGTACTGTATAACTTCTACAGTTATTATTCCCACTTTCTTTCTGTCCTCTTGGCTGCAAACAAAACCCATTTCTAGTTCTTCACATATTGCTTGATAAATTTGTAACTGAGGTAAATTTGCTTGTTTATTAACCCATGTCCTTTTGTTTTGATAAAGATCCAGTATaatatcttctttttttgttttcttttttttggttggaGACCAAAGGCATGAACTCATGCTTTCCTCTTAAATTTTTGCTGTGTAAGAGGGTTTGTTTTGCTGCTTTCACAACAGCAGAAAACTGATCCTATAGGCGTGCATTTGATACCCATAGGCAACCGAGATTGGGTTGCTGGTAACATTTTATTTTGAAGTAACTGTCACTGTGGCACACTCATTCTGTCTGGTGATGATTTCCTCTTTATGGATTCCCTTCCAAAAGTTTTATTTGTATGTCAACTCATAGTTTTCATGTTTATTACTTTTTTCTCCCTGGTGTCTAGTAACAAATTCTTGAACGTTTTCTGCATTCAGGGAGCAGCGCTGCACATTAGTATTTTTTGTTCCGGAAGGTTGGAAAAGTAATGCAGTGATAGCAGGAAGATTTCCACTCCTATTCACTTCGTATGGTTGTCTATGCTGATCTCGTATGGTTGTTTACGCAACTCATCGAAGATAGTTATGATCCGCAACCCATTGAAGATGACTGAATACAGTGTAAATCAGTGGCTACTTTTTCTAGGTTTCTGGAGGAAAAAGACACCATTATCTTCCCAGGCTCATTCAATATTTGTACAAATGGTTTCGGCTGGTACCTGAATACCTGAGTGATCTGTTAGTGTACAGCAGTTAAATAGTAAGCATGAGTATTGGCTCCCCACGATCTACAATTTTGTGACGCTTGTATCTGCCAAAAGTGCATTTGCTGAAATCATGGCACCTCATTCTGTATCAAATAGTGCTGAAATTCTCTTTTGGAAAGGTggaaataaaattttgttctGATTCCAAATCCACTCTGTAAAACCAGCTTTCGTAGCCTTGGCCATCAGACCAAACAATGTTTGATACTtgtttttagggataatttcagaaacctcccttgaggtttttaacaatttcatttaTCTTCCTTGAgcttttaaaaattacacatatctcctttattatttaaatgacagtaatattcttaaatattttaatgaaatttcctTGTTTGGTATGTTTATAATTagaatgatttttcaaattcttttttcattctttttccttcttattcctttttttaaaaatttttgtcaataaaactGTAAAATTACCACTAttacttttaatttttattgTAATTAAATGTtgaactagtgatttttttatGAGTTAACTTATATGTAATGTAATGTTTTTGTTGatctttattttctattttttggtattaaaattaacaataaatttaaaaaaacctaaaatcaccactaaattatgataatccaaTTACtcaaaaaatttataaactctaattgaattattttaatatttcttttctatcttataatcTCAATTCATGATAAAATACCATCATAAGTATCctatcatagtgataaaattattattataattatttattaaatggacatgaaaattttggtatttttttcttataattatactGAATAATCTTATTATTAGatagaaaataaattaaaactcattacataagggtatttttggatatccatttaaaaatttgatcaagtcaatattatttttaaggttttgttactaaaactatcaaatcataGGAGGTaggtataatttttgaaaaccttAGCGGAGCTCAgtaaaattgtcagaaacctcaggggaggtttctgaaattatcccttgttTTTATTCTAGATTCGATCTCAGGTGCTGGGCGTGTAAACAGTAGCCGAGTTACGTTCTCAGCGCTTTTCCCAAACTGGCCTATGAACAGTAGCGGAGTTGCGTTCTTAGCGCTGTTCCCAAATCAAAGTTCAGGTAAACAGGTGTCACACGAGGAAGAGGATTTACTTGAGGTTAAGCTAAAGTTGTTCTGATCCCGCATAAGGTCCTTCAAACAGCAACGCGCTACACtaatcaagaaaggttgaggAGGACAGCCACGACCTTTACTTGAGCAGGATCTGTTCGGTGGGCTCGTCATCGTTAGGATCGTATTGTAGTTGTCTGACAAACGCCCgttgttctttttcttcagTTCTTTCCTAAACTTTCTTTTGATCAGTTATCCCAAAGTAATTACTGTTGGTTTCATGAATAATGAACGAGATTTCCAGCCTGGAGACGAACAAAATAAGTACTAAAATCCGACAACCATTGCCAGCAACAGAAGTGGAATGCAAGTTTATTTCATTTATCAGAAGCATCAACTCGATTGTACATGTTTGTAACCTGCATCAGCACGCCTTGCATCCTTCTATTTCTAATCAAAATATGTGTCTCCTGGATGTCATCCGCATAAGGATGTGATCTGCGTCCTGAAAGAAGTTTTTTTCCACGCCTAGACTGCGAGTTAATGCTTCTTGATTATGTTCGGATGAAAAGGATGCGGAGTGAGATGAAGAGATGATACCTTCTGCACAAGGAGCAGTCACCCACCCCCGTGCAAAACTAAGCATAATTGTTCTACTTTATAAGATGTCTTGAAAACCTGATAAATAAGTCACCGGGCTCATGCAACTGAAAATATATCATTTTAGCTGGAAGTATTTCTGGTGGATGACTTTTCCAGCTATTGGTGGATTCTAAAGGCTTATTGAGATGGACGAGCTGCAATCCAAGCCGCACCGAGCCCAAAGTAAAATTTGTTGTCTCACCATTCTACCTGAAACTGAGCTACAAGCCTACAGCTACACTCTGACATGTCGCTCAAATTCGGACGAGGGGCCTGGGCGGTTGTCAGAGACAACCGTCCCAAGCAGTTTACGGCCTGGATGAGGTCTCAAAAATTTGTGCGGCTCAGATCACGtcttgtaactcgattttcatGCCGTGTGGGACCCATAAAAATATTGTTCTATTGTTACTCGCCGTTGTTTCATTGTTACACCTTATACAGATGATGTTACACCATGTACAAATGGTGTTACACCTTCCGGAGCGGTTGTTCTGACAACCGCTCCAGCCCCGCGTCCAATTCcctcaaattcttgtttctcaTACTGGAGATGAGCATAGGTGGCTTCACATTGATGCAGTCACCAGTCAGAAGTTAGTAATTTGTCGTTGGAGCTTCAACGACAGCACTAACAGGTGAGAGCAGAGATGGTCGCAGAACCAAAACAAAGAGCAATATTATTTGCCATTATCTCCTTCTGTAATGGCGTACAGGGTTTGCGTGTTTAGAAACATGTTAACGACTAAATATAGGATAGGACAGCATCATTAGAAGGCTGGTTCATGGGTTCAGTAATTTAATCTTGGTCAGGTGCTAATTATGTGCTCTGCGATTGGTTAATAACAAAGATTACAAAATCTGTCCTAACTCTGTATTCACAATATCCTGATCTAGCAAAACATCTGTCAATACATGCACAGAAgacaagaaatatagaacacCAGCTCACATCGTCACTATTCTGAATCTTCTATTTCACTAGCAGGAAATCTACGGAAACGAGCAAAAGGCCGGAAGTATGATGTTTCTCTCTTTGGAAACATTGTTCTCTTTCGTCTTTGAGAAAATCCTTGCTCAGGAATTGCATCAGAGAGGAGTTCCTTGCTTTTTTTCTCTGAAATGCTTTTGCTTTTATCCGACAGCTCCTCTCTTATCATCTTAAaagcttcttttgttgcatATGGTAGCCCAGTCTTCGGATCGCGATATTTTGCTGGTAACCCAGTGACAGCACAAATTGCTTTTTCTGCGTCTGTGAAATGATAATAAAGAAATTAACTATTAAGATTAAGACTCTTACAACTATAGAGTTCTGGAAGATGCAGGGGTCAGATTCATTTCACAATAGTTAGTTATTTTCTGCAGCGAGCAATCATAACGGTGGCAAGGAACCAGAGATTAAATACAACATAGGGGATTGTAGAAAACTGGACGCAAGCATTAAAGTTATCCAGAAAGGACTGCACATACGCAAACAATTTTTAGAAATGCATGCAAAAATTGAGAAAACCTCAATACTACACAATCTATCATGTAAAGAAAGTACACTTACAAGGATGGGATTCTGTTGATATCTCTGATTCAAATGACGCTCCATTCATATACTCAAGAAATGAAGAACCATTTCTTGAAAGATATCGTATCTGAGGGCCTGTGTAAACTGCTTTATGCACAACTGCTCTTTTCTTAACTTCTTCTTCCCTAGCTAAAACTCGCTCCAAATTTCTAAGGTTCATAATTTCTGTTTGAGCTGCTTCCAGAAGCATCTCTTCTTGGGTCATCCGCTTCTCCTcgccttcctttttctttttaattggCCTTATTGTTGCTTGCAGTGCTGCTTGTATTGCCTCCCTCTCAGCTTGCTTAACAATAACTGAAGTTCTAGTAGATTTCCTAATGGTTCTTTCCACTTCCACATCTTCAGGAGCATCATGATGCTCAGGAGGAGTGGATTGCTCAGAAGTTCCTTCCTCTCGAGGAACCCTTTCCGATTTATGtaccctctttttctttttattcttagATATTGTCTTTCCTGGGAATATTAGTCGCTTTTTTGGTCGAGTCCTGTCACCAATAGAacagaaaaaaaggaaaatttatgAAGTAATCCATTCTAAAGAAAATGGGACTATGAGAAGCCAAACCTATCATCTGGTTCATTTTCTACTTCTTCATCTGGCTCAGGTTCCTGAAATTAAATTAGAGTTGTAAAAATTAGATAAGCAGTAAAAAAATATGGGAAGAATAAATTAAACAATTAGTAGAAAAGgctttttttcttcattctttttctccCCACTCCCAGTACCCATGGTTCAATTGGAATCAAGGAAATCTAGTAAAAAGAAAGCAATGATCAAACAACTGTTCAATAGAATGTACAAATCCGAgcacaaaaattttgaacttacaTCTTCATCAAAGTCACTGTCAAAAACATCAGCAACCTCTGCTTCTTCTTCATATTCATCGTCATGTTCTTCCTGAGAAATGTAGAGATGAGGTCTCCATCAAATAACTACAAATTCAAAACACAAATGCAAGGAGCAAGTTTTAATATTCTTTTATTTCCCCCTTTTCTTGCACAATCTATATTCCGTAAGTAGAGTAACTTCAAAATAAGTATTCACTATGCCTTTGAGCCAGTCTTTGTTCACCGAAAAGAATAGCCACTTGATGATAACCGCTGCAAAATTACAGTTACATATTGCTTTAGAGTTTCCACCACCGAAAAGCTTTTCCGCTTTTGGTATTCAGTAGTATCTATTCCAACTAAAGCGAATCTTTTGGCTTTGATGCATGCTACTTACATATCTAGCAGACAAACTCATAACAGTTCATCTCACTGAGCACCAAGCTTCAGCTAAAACACAACAGGGCTAGTTTAGCACCAAGTTGCGTATACTATTTATATTCATATGAGAAAGGACCTGATCCCAAACGGCAATACAAACTGCGTTTCGTCCTTCAATCTTTCCCTCTATTTATATTTCTTTCAACACTTTTCAGACCCAAAAACACATCTTTGGTGCTGCTACACAATCACCAAAGCTCAATCCACTATAACACTAACATGAATACGTTAGCCGAATGAACAAACTACTGCAACGCCGGTAAAAACCACGGAAAAGTCATATGGGTCTGAGCAATCCCCCAAAAAAATAActactaaaacaaaagaaaaaaggttaaaaagaCACCTCTTTCAGAGCATCTTGATTCCAGAAAGTTTCATCCTCTTCTACCTCGTCGTCTAGCAATTTTGTCATCCTATCAGCGTCCAAAATACCAATTTCAATGCGTaaaagattaaaattttagaaaaattacaACTACACAGTAAGATTGTTTATCAATGGAAATAAATTACCGTTTGCCTCTAGTAGCACGAGAAGCCCGGTCCAGAAAGACCAGAGTCTCcttctctttctcttcttttccagTCTCCATCTTCCAAACCTTCTCCTTCCTTCTGTAACTCAGGATCAATTACGTTCCAGCAACCCAGAAGAAATTCCCGTTTCTTTTAGCCTAAGCACTTATCAGTTTTCACAAGAATCCAATGCCGCATTTCATCGAACAGCTGTTGCGCGATTATACAAGAAACACCTGGTGCTTTCCAATTCTATTTAAAgcattttcttttccatttttatgttttaaatttcattttcgcAGCAGTCGAAACTCGTAACTTTAAGGATGCCTGAATAAATAGCCAAATCTTGACGGGATCGGGTCTAGAGCTCTCTGGCCCTCTTCCTCGCATTGCAGAAGGGCCTTGAGTCAGTCTTGGACTAGGCCTAACCAAATTAGGCGGACCCAGTATCTTCAACCCAATCTGTTGGACCAGTCTAACTTGGTCCGCATCAAATATCGCGGCGGTAGATTTAGGAATCTTCTTTTAATAAGGTACGAAGTGTGTTATGAAGTATTGGGTTTTTCAAATTCACCATGCTCATTTTATTCCTTCTTATACATTCGGCACCAAAACTGGGTCTAATTTTGGGCAAAAATTTTTAAGAAGAGAggaatttattacatttttaaaatcattggatAAATAGAAGAAATATCTATAAAGTATTGATTATTATCATAATTATTTGACAGGGATTTTTTCGAGACATTGTGCAGAATACCCGTCAATCAATCCAACGTAAATGACGAAAATTAGTCAATTGTGGTACATAAAATGCTAGAACCACTAGAGGTTTTTCACACTTTTTATAAAGTGGGATGAACCATTCAATCAAGACAAGCtcatacatatatatttaaCACCTATTGTCGGAACGGTAAAACCCAAATTTATTACTTTGTCCTATAACATCGTGAATATGAAATAAGcaaaaattaaagtttaaacAATGAGTACAATATGCTACTTAATATCATTTCAAAAAGGTGTACATTAGCAACAGCTTTGTGATACCATCACTcaatctcttttttctttttctttcctaaaAAGAATAGTAGGAGTGACAAAAATCGTTATGGTTTTTTTTCCTTGGGtaactaaaaaaagaaaattgtataTTAAGTGAGATATGACTTAAACGACAGAAGCAaattaacgaataatccacctcattgattttagaaatttttatgtttatttgtATCGTTTAGAAATGTTGTGATTTAGAATCAGTTTTTTATATATGAACTCTTAAAAAAATCGTTATGGTTGCTACCACGAAATATAACAGATTATGAGCTGGGTTATACGTCACCAGCAACACATCCAAGTGTTTCAAACTCATGGTTGAACATGTTCTCAAAACGTACTACCTCATCAATTTTTGTAAGACAGTTTCTTGTCACACCATTCTAAAATTACAATTTTATAGTAATTAGTTAGAATCTCTAAAACCTCACACGTAACCACATTTTCCTTGATAGTTCAAAGCTAGGATCTTCACATGAAAATTTAATTACTTTTCAAAAACTTATTTTTCGAATCCCCGTGTGACTCCAACCTAGCCTCAAGATACTGAAATGGCGATAGGAGTATGATTCTCAAATTGTCAATTTGTTTCTTGACTACCCAATAGTTTCTAATCACATACATTTCTCTCTCATTATGTGGTGAAAAACAATTAAGCTTTGCTTattgtttgaaatatttatATGGTGAAACGTGTGTATTATCGAATGCGCGATGTAATAACAGATGATATGATATCCACAATAACGATCAAAATTGTAACTTTCATAGATAACTTATCAGTTATTACCGATGTACCTTTTATAAAGTATCCTAAGgcactcctttttttttttttgaagaatgtTTTGGACTGCTCCTAAAGGCACTCCTTTTAATAATTAACTAGAAAATTCTTTAATTTGGACCAAAGTTTGCTAATTGACATTTGTAGcaccttcccttttttttggacttttttattttactagCACTTAAAAAGCAGTTTAGACGCCTAAActaaggaaagagaaaaaaaagccTCAAGCTCCGCTAATGTAAAATTTTGAATAATGTAAGACTGGAAGTTGAGCCTGCATTTTTTTTGGAGCTTGAGGATGTACAACTGGAATTTGATTAATCTAAAATATTGCAAGATTTTAAAAGAAATTTCTAAAGGGTGGTAGTATTCGAACATCTCTTCGAACATCTTTTGAGAGAGCAAAAAATGTATTCATTGAGTACATTATTATTTACTCCAAAGTTAATATTGAcataatacatttttttttattttttaaagcaTCTATTTCTCAAAAGTTGCATTCATTCaggactctttttttttttttttcaaaagtctCATTGTTTGGGAACATTTTTGAAAAACCACCACCAATTGGAAATTTACTTCACATATTTTAATGCTCCATTTCTTGCATCGCAAGACGGGCACTAATGGTCACCGTCCTTGTATCTGACCCCTATGCTTTAGGGTCCCTCAATTTGTATCTTTTAGCGATCATGGTGGTTCAAATTTTAAATGATCAAGGTTACAATTAAGGGTCCAAAATATTTATTTCAGCAACCAAAAGTGAATTTACTATGGGCTATGATACCAAAAGTGACTGTAAAACCTCCAACAAATAATTGCACTAAAGTGTGAAATCTCAGGATTGCTTCAAAATTTGTACAAACTGAAACTATTTGCGTTTCTCTAAGTAATCATAATTTCCAGGCAGTGATCCAATTCATCTGGCTTCAAATGTCAAAAAGGACAAATGTATACTTCTTCATCCTCACGTACAACTCCGGGTTGTTACTATTTCTGCCCTATACAAAATATACCTATTTTAcaagaagataaaaaaaaatataatgctaCTTCTAAAGTCAAGCAACCCCAGTTCTCCTccctttttctcaatttttctGACTTGCGACATCACAGCAAGAGTGCATTCTGGGGGGCCGTAGAAGAGAAAATGAGAGGGAGGGAGGAAGAGGTACTTGTTAAGTGCCCTTCAAGAACTGTTTGTACATCAACAAGCATCAGCCACCCCATATTACGTCATGTGAACTTTAGGCTGGAAGCAAGAAGCTGAAGCCCGTGTTTTCACGGATAAGTGGTGGGGGTTCAATGTCAGAAATTTCTATTTGTTCCATAGACTTCGATATGTCATCAACTGAAAACGGAATACTGCACAACGAACCATCAAGAAAACATCAATTGTAGTACCCAAAACTGTTCGAAAAATTAACAGCAGAAACCACAGTTTTTTAAAGGGAAAGGTAGCTCATTGCACAGCCTTGATTTGTCTCAAAATGAGGTCACAATGATGCATATGATGGAGAAAGAATGCTGCTTCAATCATATAAACCATCGATAAAATCTAGTGTCTGTTAATGGTTCTCAAAATGATTTGTTTTTGCTCCTTAATTTTACAACAAAACTTTGCACtccagaaatttttttaaattcataaaTCAGGATCAATAGTAAACTTAGcagcaaagaagaaagagtaTAATCTTAATGTCTTGCCAAGGAGCATCTTAATGCTAACCTCGAATCATCATCCAATAAAAATGAATTGCTGACTGCATTGTTTGAATCTTCAGTCATCAATACCCTCATCTTTGATATCACCTGAATACACATGCATACAAAACTT contains:
- the LOC113762530 gene encoding SWR1 complex subunit 2, whose product is METGKEEKEKETLVFLDRASRATRGKRMTKLLDDEVEEDETFWNQDALKEEEHDDEYEEEAEVADVFDSDFDEDEPEPDEEVENEPDDRTRPKKRLIFPGKTISKNKKKKRVHKSERVPREEGTSEQSTPPEHHDAPEDVEVERTIRKSTRTSVIVKQAEREAIQAALQATIRPIKKKKEGEEKRMTQEEMLLEAAQTEIMNLRNLERVLAREEEVKKRAVVHKAVYTGPQIRYLSRNGSSFLEYMNGASFESEISTESHPYAEKAICAVTGLPAKYRDPKTGLPYATKEAFKMIREELSDKSKSISEKKSKELLSDAIPEQGFSQRRKRTMFPKRETSYFRPFARFRRFPASEIEDSE